The DNA region ATCATCATATCCCTTAGTCGGCACAATGTAATACTGTCAGTGCTGATAGTAGCTAATCACGGAAGATAGTAATACACTGCATGAGAAATCTGACGATGAGTACATTATCAACGTTGCAGTTCTGCTTTCTTTGAAATGATTGTATGCTCATTCCCAGAATGGGTATTGATCTTGTTTCTAAACACCGTTCGTCATTTAAGTTAGAgtggaaaaaatatgtttcactTACTACGAATAATGCGATAATAACTTGACTGGGCAAATTTTCACAGGCAAACTGTATGAACGAGCATACTTCAGAAATTCGAATTGGGCACGTGACCGAAACGTCCGCGGCGCCCACTGCAGCGAGACTTTCTACAAAGATTATTTCGCTTCCCATAAGTCAGTCTGTCCGTGGAATAACTTGATACGCTTATCGGGGATGCCGGTGAAAGGTGCTTTTGTACAAGTCTGTATCCGCGACGAGGATATATACGGTTGTGTGCAAATATACAGAACCTCAAATTTACGATCGCAACCCGCTGTCTGTATTGCCGTATAGTGCAAAAAGCCGAAAACCGTACTGCAGAGTGTTGTCGGTAAACGCGCGATGTCCGTCAGTTACAGTTCGTTAACGACGAATGTTGAACGCAGATTCTGTATAATTCGAACATCGAGCGGCGTGCACTCAAGAAGAAGATACACGGTACCTCCTATCCCATCTTTTAACCTCCGACTAATTCAGCCGGACTTTCCTCAAGTTCCACGGTAAATTTAGCAAGGAGTATCTCCTTCTCTGCACGGTATACGTATTCTCTCGTTACACCGCCTCGCAGCAGAGTGTGGCATTTCGCATGGTCTATCAGCTACTGCACGTGCGTGTTGGTATCACGTAATAAATACCACGATGCGGATCTATCCACTGCCGCGCCGGCAAAAAGGCGGGCAAGTTCAGTTCAGCGCTTGGGGGAGTCGTAGATTACAATTATCTCAACACGAAAGGGTTGCATAGGCTGCATCGTGGGAGTGCATACGCTTCAccataaattgaaaatgctCACCACTGGTGCCATGGCTCATTAGAACGCGGTTCCTAATAGCACCATCATCATTCGCTTCAGCCCCGCTATGTTCAACCGAATCGCAATAATTTGCTTCTCCTAATACCACGAAATCAGGGTAATACTCTTGAATTCATTTGATgggtaataaaatttctttaaccGCGTGGTTCCGTTTCGCGTCATTGCTGCTCGCCTCAGTCGCTGAATGTAACGGAATTAATCACAATAGGCGTATATGCATAATGGCTTCCCAATTATATAGTCCATTATCGAAGCAATCATCTAGGCGTGTCTCGATCCTCTCTTTCTAGATCGTCCATAGGTCATTCTCGATTGTCCTCGTGTTCTCGCGATACTATCACATTCGGAGCGAATGAAGCGTGCCGCTATGTTATACGTCTCGAATTCCAGATAACAATTATTCCGACGTGTCAACTCACGCTTTGCTccggttttatttttcctttttggttttcttcgttcttccttttttcaactttccaatGTTCCCTCTCGTCTTGTTTTGTATACGCGCCTTGTTGTTCGTATACATCATCTGCAATGCTTATAGTCGATAATTCTAGAAATTTTACGTCAGTCGATATTTAGTCGTTAACGGTAAATTATCGGCATTCTTCCAGCTCGAAAGATatgagaaaaaacttttttatcgaTACGTCAATTGGTCATACCGACACTGCAGAATATATACAGCAATATACAGACTGTTCTTACAGATGTCGCTACAATGGCATTGGGGACACAGTAGGGCAAGAGTTGAGTAAAATCTCCTAACAATTTCGGAAATTGGCGGCGCGGGGTAAATCCCTGAGATGTATTAATATTCGAACAGTGTACGATACACTGCTGTTATTATGCGTGGAAACGAAATCATTTATCACATCTGTTACGAATATTTGCGAATGTGAACCTAAAATGGCGGACTCTTTACCGGTTCATGATTTTGATGATATATCAATATCCCCGTTTCCTCGTCATATGAAATTAAAGTTTGAAGAGCGCTTGACAAGGTGAGAATGAATACATAAACATATCTCGAACAagctttttattcaattattagtGTGTAACGTATGTAGGTGTACATCAGCGCACATGTTCAACGAACATCGAAGGCTTATATTGTGTAGTTTCGCCACTTTCTTAAACAAGCAACAGTAAAATTGTATAAGGTTTCTTATAAACTCCCCATACCAGGAGACGTTTCGATGCCAAGATGCCGGGGGGGGGCAGAGGGGGCAGGGAGAAGTAGGAGTCTGAAAAGTAGAGTGACACTCGGTGTCCTCGTAACCGACGGCACACTCCTTGTAACCGAGTACCACGCCCAGGTCTGCCTTCGTTACAAATCCCCCTATTCGCCATTCGAACGCCGCCAGTCCTCCACGTCTTCGAGGATCGAGCGGTTGCGAAACGCTCGATGAAGTCGACGGTGCTCGCTTGCAAAGTAGATCCCAAGTAGATATCCTGCCGAGCGAGAGCGCCttactttttcctttccttgttcttcttcgtttcttccttGAAAGCAAACCGACTGCAGAGTCaaccgatattattatttacactcTCTACCACTCTCCTGTCCTATATCTGCGTACAATTTCTTCGCTCATGTCAGACTTTGCTTTGTATGGAATCTTTTTAGCAGCAACATTTAAATGCCGTGGAGAGCTTAGCTCGAGGAAAGAGATAaatcttgaaattattatttcgacCGCCTGAATTAAGAAATTATACTACAGCAGCCAGCCTCGCTTAATCGTATGCCATATGCCTCTGGCTATAGACATTGGGGAAATTTCGCAAGCTGAATTCTTAGTATTTACACATTCGTCGATCCTAAAATCTTTGTCTACACATATCATTGCCATAATTTGATCTGATGTTAAATGACGATCGGTGAACAGCCATTACTGGAAATGACTTTACAGTCTTTTCCGAATTCGAAGTGTGCGGTAAACCGTAGCCATTTTGATTTTCCGCCAGCTTCTTCGTAGCCGTGATATAGAAATGTAGAAAGCACGCTGCTGTCCCTTCGACTTAACTCTGAGTAAAATTTATGTCTGGAATTACACACGGGGTGGTAAGACACGTTCAGACACAACTTAAGCATAGGCGAGAAGACTGCATAAGGAAAATCATTCCGACTCGGTTGATTCGCGACTCCAGTTACTCGTTCAATCAATGTCAGTATAACAACACAGCTTGCTCCTCTATAAATCATAGGTACTAGTAGTTTGTATATGACCAATTACAACAATTACTACGTGAATGTAATTAGACGTATACCACGTGTGCATGATAAGAAGCTTACGAATAAGTAGGAATACCTAATTAAATATAACCTGTCCTCAATAAATGTAATCATCGCTGTATATTCAATAGCAAATTACAACTCCGCCTTAATGATCGTATTCCATACTTTCATGAAGCTAAAAGCTAGTAGTGCATTAGCCATTTTTCGCGAGATGTCCTCAGGATTCTAAGGACCTGTTGCGTGGATCCAAGATCTTCGATAACTCGGTATGATCGGGTTGGCGACGACCTCCCAGGGTAAGCAAACAGACGCCGATCAATCCATGAGGCGGTACCTGTAGtgcttattgttagatcaCGCCGGCGCGACTAAAGACGACAGAATAGTGTTCTAATCTAATTTAATTTGGACCCCCGGAGTGATCCGATAGAGTTCAGTGCGCGTTTCGTTATTAGAGACTATTATACTCTCTATAATACAAGGACTGCACATATTTTCCCAAATGAATATCCATCTACCATAAATGAATAATCGAACCCAGCATCAGCATCGCGGCGGGGCGGTTTTCATCTTGGTCACGTTATCCTTGAATTAGCCGAAGTGAAACAAACGAGTTAAATGGCGGTAATCGCCGAGTTTCAATCGGTAATAACGAAATATTCAAGCACTGGGGAACTTTTGTTATATGTAATACAGgaattctctctttttccacttTATGGATGATTGTTTCTGTCGAGTTCcatgaaattataataattattataattactacCAACCCCGCCGTACTATTTCAGGTGTGTCCCTACAAGCGATTAGCTTGTGCTCTAAGCTATAAGGTGCTGTACTTATCATTACTCCGTTTCACCGTAAATTATAAgcttcgagaaaaaaatcgaaagactTTAGCAACCGTGACGTACCTACTTACAGCGGAGCTCAATTAAACTCGAGACGAGATTAATCATGTGCTGATATATTTGAACCGGCTCGACCCATCGCGCCTCGCATCTTTGCAATCAACCTATATTTCTAGTATAAGAATTAATTACGATTGTTGCTGATTaactgaaatgaaattatctaATTTATATTGATTAATCAAATGGAACAAGCCAAGCCCACTTGAcatttaattaacaaaatttcgGTGGGAACTGACTCGAGGTGTACCTAACATACCGTCACGTCCGAAATTTTTACTAGCTGGGATTATGTTCGAGTCTAATTAAACAAATTCAGCCTCCGGAAAATCGCATGATAAAATGAAGTTTCATTTCACGCTTTTTGAACGCTATAGCACTgacctttattttattttctgttttcaggATTCACCGGAACTCAGTGCGAAATCGACATCGACGAGTGTGCAGCCAATCCTTGCCTGAATAACGGAGTCTGCAATGACTTGATAAATTCGTTCAAGTGCAACTGCGCGGACGGTTTTGCTGGGGCTCGTTGTCAGATAAACATCGACGACTGTGCTTCCTTGCCATGCCGCAACGGAGGCAGTTGTCACGATTCGATAGCAAAGTACACCTGCGAATGTCCACCAGGATTCACCGGAGCCTCCTGCGAGACCAACATCAATGATTGCCAGTCGAATCCTTGCCACAGCGGAACCTGCATAGACGGGGAAAACTCATTCACCTGCAAGTGCTTCCCAGGATTTACCGGACGTCTTTGCCAGATTCAGATTGACGAATGTGAGAGTAATCCTTGCCAGTTCGAAGGGCGATGCGAAGACCGGATCAATGGGTACCAGTGCATCTGCAGACCCGGGACATCCGGTGTCAATTGCGAAGTCAATGTCAACGAGTGCTACAGTAATCCGTGCAGAAACGAAGCCCGGTGCAAGGATGGAATCAACCGGTAAGCACGCTTGCAAATATATCCAGTTGAAGCCACCGTAAAGTgcggaaaaaatatcaatcatcCGATTTCCTTTCAGGTACACCTGCGAATGCATTCCCGGTTTTACTGGACAGCACTGTGAAACTGACATCGACGAATGCGCGAGCAATCCTTGTTCGAACGGTGGGACATGCATAGATTTGATAAACGGCTTCAGATGCGAATGTCCGCGCGGCTACTACGACGCCAGGTGTTTGAGCGACGTCGACGAGTGTGCGAGCAACCCTTGCATTCATGGTGGCACGTGTGAAGACGGCGTAAATCAGTTCATCTGCCATTGCCTGCCCGGGTACGGTGGCAAGAGGTGCGAGGCTGACATCGACGAGTGCGGATCAAATCCGTGCCAGCACGGGGGAATATGCAATGATCATCTCAACGGGTACAGCTGTCAATGTCTGCCAGGATACGCAGGCACCAATTGCGAAACGAATATCGACGATTGTGCCAACAATCCGTGCCAGAACGGCGGGTCCTGCATCGATTTGGTGAACGACTACAAGTGCGTTTGCGAACTGCCGCATACCGGAAGAAACTGCGAAGACAAACTCGATCCGTGTTCTCCAAACAGGTATTTATAAAAACAGGATTTGATCAATACCAGCAACCTTGCAAGGATGAGATTTGAAATACCATTTTGTTCATTCTAGATGTCTTCACGGGGCGAAATGCTCTCCTTCGTCAAATTTCTTGGACTTTGCGTGCACCTGCACCATAGGTTACACCGGACGACTTTGCGACGAGGATGTGGACGAGTGTGTGATAACATCTCCTTGCAGGAACGGCGCCACTTGCAGGAACACCAACGGATCGTATCATTGCGTTTGTGCCAAGGGTTACGAGGGCAAGGACTGCATCATAAACACGGACGATTGCGCATCTTGTAAGTGTTCTATACacggtataatatacaatacagTTATCTTTCGATCAAGTGCGATATTGCGACTACACGACTTGTTTATTTTGTCACAGACCCCTGCCAAAATGGAGGCACCTGTCTAGATGGTATCGGAGATTACACCTGCCTTTGCGTGGATGGATTCAATGGGAAGCATTGCGAAATAGACATAGACGAATGCGTCTCCGCGCCTTGTCAAAACGATGCAATATGCAAAGAGTACGTGAACTCGTACACCTGCCAATGCAAGCTTGGATTCTCCGGAATAAATTGTCAGACCAACGACGAGGACTGCACGGAAAGCAGTTGCATGAACGGAGGAAGCTGCATTGACGGTATAAACAATTATACCTGCGTCTGCCAGCCCGGATACACAGGGACGAATTGCCAATACAGAATCAACGAGTGTGACAGTTTGCCATGTCTGAATGGAGCAACGTGTCACGACCATGTACAGTACTACACCTGCCACTGTCCTTACGGTTACACCGGCGATCGTTGCGACAAGTTCGTCGACTGGTGCGCGGACACACCGTGTGAGAACCAAGCTACCTGTGTCCAGCACAAGAACAAGTATCACTGCAATTGCTCATCTGGCTGGACCGGCAAAGTATGCGACGTTGAAATGGTATCGTGCAAGGATGCTGCGGTTAGGAAAGGCGTGCCTGAGAAAAATCTCTGCAACAACGGGACCTGTGAGGACATCGGAAACAGTCATAGATGCCACTGCACCGATGGCTACACGGGCTCTTATTGCCAGGAGGAAATTGACGAATGCGAATCGCTGCCGTGCCAAAACGGTGCAACCTGCAATGACTTGGTCGGATCATATCAGTGCCGATGCAAGGTTGGCTTTCAAGGACAGAACTGCGAGCTGAACGTCGACGACTGCAATCCAAATCCGTGCCAGAATGGTGGAACCTGCCACGACTTGATAAACAACTTCACCTGCTCATGCCCGCCCGGCACTCTTGGCATTCTTTGCGAGATAAACGTCGACGATTGTGTCGTTGGCGCCTGTCACAACAACGGCACCTGCACCGACAAAGTTGGCGGATTCGAGTGTCGATGTCCACCCGGATTCGTCGGACCGAGATGCGAGGGTGACATCAATGAGTGTTTGTCGAATCCGTGTGCAAATCCCGGAACCCAAGACTGCGTGCAGCTGGTCAACAACTATCACTGCAACTGCAAGCCGGGCTATATGGGTCGCCATTGTGAGGTAAAAGTGAACTTTTGCGACAGTTCACCATGCCAGAATGGCGGCGTATGCACCGCCAGGCAGGCGGGCCACAGCTGCCTATGCGCAACTGggtattttggtaaaaattgcgAGTTCTCCGGGTCTTACTGTGACTCGGAGCCCTGTTTGCACGGTGGTAAATGCAGAATAGCAGAAAGCGATATCGGCTACAGGTGTCACTGTCCCGCCGGGACTACTGGAACCCATTGTGAAATTGACACCAGGGACGAATGTGCTAGCAATCCGTGTCAGCAGAGAGAAgccatttgcaaaaatttgatgGGTGATTACGACTGTTACTGTCCTCCAAAATGGACTGGCAAGAATTGCGAGATATATGATCCGAATTACAGAGGTGGCCTATTTGGGAGGCCAAATCCGAACAGCATTCCCAACACCATGTCACCATACGATATTGACATTGAACGTGAACGGAAGAAATGCATAGAGAATCAATGCGACGAAAAGTCGGGAAATCATCATTGCGACGAAGACTGCAACACCCACGCCTGTAACTACGATGGAAAAGATTGTTCTCTTGGTATCAATCCATGGAGGAACTGTACAGCGCCGATAAACTGCTGGGATGTATTCATGAACGGGGTCTGCAATGAAGTATGCAACAATGCTCAGTGCCTGTTCGACGGCAGAGATTGCGAGAAGAAACTCGAGCCTTGCAAGTGagtatacttatatattacAGTTAATCAAAAGTCTTGTTGAAGTACAGATATTGGTATAATGCTTGCTGAAGCTTTGTAGTATAATTCAGCATTTCGTGAATTCAGTCTCGCTAACATAAACAAAATATTCCTTTCTCTTTTACAGCCCTATCTATGACGCTTACTGTCGTAAGCATTACGCAAATGGCTACTGTGACTACGGTTGTAATAACGAAGAATGTAACTGGGACGGACTTGACTGCGAAGGCGAGCCACCGGCGCTGGCCGAAGGAGCAATATCGGTGGTAGTTTTGATGGACATGCAAACGTTCCGATCGAACATCATCGCCTTCCTGCGTGACATGGGCCACCAGCTGAGAACAACGCTTCGAGTTAAGCAGGACGAACTGGGAAACGACATGATATATCCTTGGAAGCGAGAACAGCTCCAGACGAACGTCTTCGGGAGACCAACGACTGTTTACACGGATAACCAAAGCGGAGTTACCGCATACTTAGAAATCGACAATCGTAAATGCACAGTGACATCGGGAGCTGTCTGTTTCCCTACGGCCAACGAGGCTGCCGAATATCTAGCGGCGACTGCCTCCAAGCACTCcttgtcgaataatttcccCATCGAACAAGTGCGCGGTGTCGTTGGACTGCAGGATACAGAAGACAACGACACCCCGACCAACTTCAAATATGTCTTCATCGGGGTGGTCCTGGTACTACTCGCTGGTCTGTTGGTCGGGGTGCTGGTCACCGCTCAGCGGAAACGCGCTGTTGGTGTCACGTGGTTTCCTGAAGGATTTTTGCGGACCACTAGCGGCAGTGGCCAGCGACGCCGTTCCAGAAGACGCGGCCCCGACGGCCAGGAGATGCGCAATCTGAACAAGCAGCCCTCTGTCACCTGCATGGACCTGGACATAGCTAACGGCCGCGTTCAGCAGTGGTCAGACGACGAGTCAGACCTTCCGCCGTCGAAACGGATGCGGGCAATCGAGCCTGGCTATGCGAGTGACCACACGGTAATAACGGACTACGAAGAGACCGAGCCGAGGATGTGGACTCAGCAGCATTTGGATGCCGCTGAGATCCGGTCGAGGCCCGACGCTGGGGTTCTAACCCCACCGAGCTTGGAGCACGGTCAGGACGTTGATGCTAGAGGACCGTGCGGAATGACACCATTGATGGTCGCGGCAGTGCGCGGAGGTGGCTTGGACACCGGCGAAGAGGAGGATGACAGCGACGGCACCGCGGCCGTAATCGCAGACCTAGTGGCTCAGGGCGCTGACCTGAACGCGACCACCGACAAAAGCGGAGAAACGTCCCTTCACCTGGCAGCGAGATATGCGCGAGCCGACGCCGCGAAGCGTCTCTTGGACGCCGGTGCGGACGCCAATTCGCAGGACAACACTGG from Diprion similis isolate iyDipSimi1 chromosome 3, iyDipSimi1.1, whole genome shotgun sequence includes:
- the LOC124416772 gene encoding neurogenic locus Notch protein isoform X3 — its product is MYLTKVFFMVLLHAVGSRCMCQNGYTGQNCENEYIPCDPSPCLNGGSCHQVDQHSYKCTCHEGFRGDKCEENIDDCAGNLCQNGATCIDRVNEYACQCPPTFTGTQCEIDVDECSLRPSVCHNGATCTNSHGSYSCICVNGWTGIDCSINIDDCAGAACFNGATCIDRVGSFYCQCTHGKTGLLCHLDDACTSNPCHQGAICDTSPINGSYTCSCASGYKGLDCSEDIDECEQGSPCEHDGICVNTPGSFACNCTQGFTGPRCETNVNECESHPCQNDGSCLDDPGTFRCVCMPGFTGTQCEIDIDECAANPCLNNGVCNDLINSFKCNCADGFAGARCQINIDDCASLPCRNGGSCHDSIAKYTCECPPGFTGASCETNINDCQSNPCHSGTCIDGENSFTCKCFPGFTGRLCQIQIDECESNPCQFEGRCEDRINGYQCICRPGTSGVNCEVNVNECYSNPCRNEARCKDGINRYTCECIPGFTGQHCETDIDECASNPCSNGGTCIDLINGFRCECPRGYYDARCLSDVDECASNPCIHGGTCEDGVNQFICHCLPGYGGKRCEADIDECGSNPCQHGGICNDHLNGYSCQCLPGYAGTNCETNIDDCANNPCQNGGSCIDLVNDYKCVCELPHTGRNCEDKLDPCSPNRCLHGAKCSPSSNFLDFACTCTIGYTGRLCDEDVDECVITSPCRNGATCRNTNGSYHCVCAKGYEGKDCIINTDDCASYPCQNGGTCLDGIGDYTCLCVDGFNGKHCEIDIDECVSAPCQNDAICKEYVNSYTCQCKLGFSGINCQTNDEDCTESSCMNGGSCIDGINNYTCVCQPGYTGTNCQYRINECDSLPCLNGATCHDHVQYYTCHCPYGYTGDRCDKFVDWCADTPCENQATCVQHKNKYHCNCSSGWTGKVCDVEMVSCKDAAVRKGVPEKNLCNNGTCEDIGNSHRCHCTDGYTGSYCQEEIDECESLPCQNGATCNDLVGSYQCRCKVGFQGQNCELNVDDCNPNPCQNGGTCHDLINNFTCSCPPGTLGILCEINVDDCVVGACHNNGTCTDKVGGFECRCPPGFVGPRCEGDINECLSNPCANPGTQDCVQLVNNYHCNCKPGYMGRHCEVKVNFCDSSPCQNGGVCTARQAGHSCLCATGYFGKNCEFSGSYCDSEPCLHGGKCRIAESDIGYRCHCPAGTTGTHCEIDTRDECASNPCQQREAICKNLMGDYDCYCPPKWTGKNCEIYDPNYRGGLFGRPNPNSIPNTMSPYDIDIERERKKCIENQCDEKSGNHHCDEDCNTHACNYDGKDCSLGINPWRNCTAPINCWDVFMNGVCNEVCNNAQCLFDGRDCEKKLEPCNPIYDAYCRKHYANGYCDYGCNNEECNWDGLDCEGEPPALAEGAISVVVLMDMQTFRSNIIAFLRDMGHQLRTTLRVKQDELGNDMIYPWKREQLQTNVFGRPTTVYTDNQSGVTAYLEIDNRKCTVTSGAVCFPTANEAAEYLAATASKHSLSNNFPIEQVRGVVGLQDTEDNDTPTNFKYVFIGVVLVLLAGLLVGVLVTAQRKRAVGVTWFPEGFLRTTSGSGQRRRSRRRGPDGQEMRNLNKQPSVTCMDLDIANGRVQQWSDDESDLPPSKRMRAIEPGYASDHTVITDYEETEPRMWTQQHLDAAEIRSRPDAGVLTPPSLEHGQDVDARGPCGMTPLMVAAVRGGGLDTGEEEDDSDGTAAVIADLVAQGADLNATTDKSGETSLHLAARYARADAAKRLLDAGADANSQDNTGRTPLHSAVAADAMGVFQILLRNRATNLNARMHDGTTPLILAARIATEGMVEDLINADADINAADNSGKTALHWAAAVNNVDAVNILLVHGANRDAQDDKDETPLFLAAREGSFEACKALLDTFANREITDHMDRLPRDVASERLHHDIVRLLDEHVPRSPQMVSVIPNGPLMGTYRGSPNHPQLITHPTVIGSAPKQSKSKKRTKPGAGGNPNSPESEGAVAVRRKPSIKKPTAKRGAQPPNQEIPQGAEGAEGNLPSPYDSASLYSNALPLVGHTQTGKQPPSYEDCIKGQSMQGLQQLGLDTFAANYGLPPNFHDQLLAPHQRQGQGMVSTLSPPYSNQSPPHSVQSNMTLSPQASYMGSPSPAKSRPSLPTSPTHIAAMRQATHQKHGGMPPIGFDFENLPYSSGQQQLQQTQQQIQQQQQQQQQQQQQQQQQQQQQQQQQQQQQQQQQQQTAQQQQQQQTQQYYQYLTPPSHHSGPDVTPQHLMQAPESFPTPSPESPGHWSSSSPHSNSDWSECMASPNAYATGGAQHQNKGSEAIYI